From Humisphaera borealis, the proteins below share one genomic window:
- a CDS encoding addiction module protein, with protein MVARDLINDVLALPTNERIELYDRLRESIRNDPALDPLSDELKRLLDDRHDDLMAHPGDESDWEDVHARALDLLKAR; from the coding sequence ATGGTCGCGCGCGATCTCATCAATGACGTCCTGGCATTGCCCACAAACGAACGTATCGAATTGTACGACCGTCTGCGTGAGAGCATTCGCAATGATCCAGCGCTCGACCCTCTGTCTGACGAGCTCAAGCGGCTGCTGGACGATCGACACGACGATCTTATGGCCCACCCAGGCGACGAGTCGGACTGGGAGGATGTCCATGCACGAGCATTGGATTTGCTGAAGGCGCGGTAA